The sequence below is a genomic window from Poecile atricapillus isolate bPoeAtr1 chromosome 15, bPoeAtr1.hap1, whole genome shotgun sequence.
GACAAAGATCTTGCCCCATGCACCAGAGGAACCCCAGGAATTAGAACTTTTGGGATCCTCCAAAACTACCTAttgcataaattttaattatcacCCAGTAGCCAATGCATGGCCTGCCTCGAAATACCAAAAGGCaattaaatcaaggaaaaatgtgactCCCAACAGTAAAATTTACAGTCAGTCCAAATGGTGCAATTACACCAGCAGCACACGATCCACCTCCTCTCACTATCCCAGAGTGCTGCCCCGGGGAGTGTTCTTGATCTGTGGGGATAGAGTGTGGGCAGGAATCCCTTCCCGACTCCGGGGAGGTCCTTGCACGCTTGGACAGCTTACCATCCTCACTCCAAATTCAACTCTAATAAATGATtggctgaaaaagaatgaattggCCCACCAAAAGAAAGATCTCACACAATTAGATGAAAAATGTGATAACCAAATTAAAGATCGGTCCTACACGAAGAAGATAGTGATGTCAGCATTTTTGCcgtgggcagctgctgctaaagcccTTGGTGAGCCTTCTCACCTGGAGTGTTGGCTTGGTAAGCAGGCCAACCGGACCTCCTCTGTCCTGAGTGACCTCCTGACAGATGAAGAAACTGTTAGGCATGCTACGCTACAAAACCGAGCTGCCATAGACTttctgctcctggcccatggacacggcTGTGAAGAATCAGATGGTTTATGCTGCTTtaacctctccagccccagtgaaggcatccacgcccgcatccagagactccaacaTGCAGTCCAAAAACTCCAGgctgaaaaggagccccagtggcttgaaGACCTTTTTGTGAGCTGGGGACTCGAGAGACGGGTTGCCTCCGTTCTCAAGAAcatttgttgggttttcttgattgttattatcttcctaagtatgtttgcatgttttaagaagctatcagctaactctctaggggatgcctttttaataaataaagaagtgggagttgtgggtgcggaggagcccgctgggcccgagatactggccctcccctggagaggagatacttctctgtaagagcgacacaatgttgctcccaggggtctttgagttagctatgttaaactgttgtgtttcattggtgttccccccctgctgtcccaccccgatacaggtatctggGGCTtgcccccgcccctctccttccccataaatatcccgggttttcctctgttcgggagattcgctgttaccagcacccttcgccgaagctttgcctgaataaaggcttgtgccttggtggaacgctggaccagctgtctcgtccctgcttcctgtgttgcctgccgccgccgctgccgagctgagctgagctgaaatcactatactattactgagctgagctggaatcactcgactgctcgaagctgctcgcatgcgcttcgggccagcctttttcaaggctgcttctggagaagtcgcggtgctccgggctttccacCGCCGCGGCATAAACCTTTCTCTTTTGATCACTTCAAGAACCTTTGGAATTTCAAgacattttctcccttttccccacaCCCCCCTCCTGCTTAGCAGGCAACCACCTCAATTCTCCTTTGAGTTCCCCAGCAGCCTGACCacaaaggaattattttatcTCAGCCTGAGCTGTGAACAGCACAGAGattcctcctgccctggggggCATTTGTCCCACTGTGGAAAAGCTTTCCTTGgaaagttttccttttcctctttggaAAGCCTTGTGTGGACTGGGAGCTTTGCCTCTCGTCTCCCAGCgatgcagcagcagaactcagaCAGGAGTGAAGCAGCTCCTTTAACTCAGGCTGGGACCAGGAGCTCCTCCGTGAGTTTGGTGGGTGCAGCCGAAGGAGGAGAGGTCTTGGAAGGGGTTATGGCAAAATTCTGGGAAGtcacccccaaaaatgccccatgGCAAGGGGGTGCAGAGAAAGCACGTGGTACCTGCAGCTCAGAGGGGAAGGTGTGAGCCAGAATAGCTGTAATTAATATTATAGAAGTAGTGAGGTATTAGAGATCAAAGCATCAGATTTACTAACACAGGGACCtaaaaaaaatgagtaaattcTCATTGCAGCTGTGGGATCATCTTTGTGGAGGGATTTTGGATAGTAAAGGGCTCTCACCAGCTCTCAAGTGACTGGTtacagagcagagtgggacagtGGTTCCATGAGCTGTGGGAAAGCCAGAGGCTGCTTTTGGGGCAGGTGggagaggctgctctgggcagtgatTTCTGTGAACAGACTGGCACCCAGCTCATTAAGTTAATTACCATCACTCACAGCCCTGGTTCTGCCCCTTTGCTCCCGGTGTCACCACTGCCCTAGAAATGAGGGACAGATCGTTTCACTTGGAAAACTGGAATGATCTtaacttttccttctctctaCTTTAATTTTGGGGGAGACAGTGTTCATATTCCACCACGAATTATTACAGCTGGATATCCTCACAGCTTCTTTGCTTCAGGTTTTTGTCCTTTCTGTGTCACAGGGGTGCAGGTCATGACTGGCAGCACTTCCATGATCAGGTCAGATTCTTCAGCTCATCTTACCCAGATTCTTCAGCTCTTCTTATCTGAAGGCTGTgagctggagaagaaaaacTTGGCTTTGTGTTACATTAAAAGCTGTGCCCATGGGAAGGAGGTGATGAAACAGAGGGAGGAGAATTGCACACAAATCCATGGGAGGATTTAATCTAAATAGCAAATGGCCTCTGGTAATAGGTGAAGTTTAGAGCCTGGGGAGCATCAGTCTCAGGGGAAACACAGGCTCCTTCTCTCCCATCGAGACTGGCATTTTAGCTAGAGGTTTGGATTGCTGcactacagaaattattttatctccTCAAGTTGGGATTAATCAATTATTTGAATTCTTAAAAACCCCAGAAGCAAACCCAAATCCCTTTCTGTATTTCTTCCCTAGTCAGTATTTTCAAGTGGTAATAATTCATTTGCATTTCTCTGTGCTTTAAAACTAATTTCCCCCGTGTTCTACTCTATTTTTATCTGTTCAATATTAACCCAGCTAAGATGATTTCAAAGTCTGTAGATTCAGGTGTGAGAGTAAACAACTTCACATTTTCAGCACTGCTTACAAAATCAGTTATTATTATTGGAGAGCAACTTCAGCTCTGATATGATGATTCCACCCCCTTGTCTCTTTCAGCAGACAATTCCCTCAAGTATTATTTCCTGTTCTTGAGGAAGAAGCTGAATTTCTGCCCTGTTTCTGTTTCAGACAccccctgccatccccagctgAAGACTTTCTCCCTGGGAACTGTGTAGGTACCAAAAATCAAAGCAAGTAATTGTTGATAACCAAGAGGTTTCTAGGAAAGCTGCCTGAGTTTGTTCTTAATGGTTCATTACTTGAGGACATCCTGACTGTCACATCTCAGCTCTAAGGGGAAGCACAATTTCCTACCCTGTTTGTTGTAACTCTGTGGAGAGGGAAGATTTATTCCAGGATTTGATCCCAGGAGTCTGTACTTGGTTGAGCTTCCAAAAATCAGTGAAGATGATGTCTAAAAGCTCACTTTGTTTAGCTTCATGTTTTATATTTGAAATGATCAGGGGGTTGAAGAGGGCTCTAGTGCAGCCTGTCTAACCTGCCAGTCCTGTGCCaacactgccagccccacacacacTCAGGTTTTGCAAGAGAATATGAAGTCAAtggcagaattttaaaatgccacAAACAACACGTGGCTGAAGCTTCCAGCACACTCTCTGCACCAGGAGCAGTGTTTTACAAGCTGTTGTGTGATATAAGCTGAATGATAGAAATAAACTTTCTGTGCAGCTGTTCTGGACCTTTGGATGTGCCATTTTGCAGAGTAGGTGTGGTTTAGGCAGGAccaccagcacatccctgcaccTGTAGCGTTTTTATGGTTTTACTTCAAAATAtgcccaggaaaacaaaactcctttaattctcTGAAGAGGGAACAGAGGAGGGCATTTACCTTTTAGATGATTGGCTTTGCACCAAGTACAATatggagaaatggaaaaaaatgcttattttaaaaatgcctgCTCAAGATGGAGAACCCACTGCAAAGtctgtaaagggaaaaaaaagccaagcttATGGTGAAAGTAAAGCTGCATGGCTGTAACCATGGAGACCAAAGCTCTTCTGATGCAGAAATAAATGAACACAACCTTTTCATATTTATTAGTGGGACTGATGATGAAAGATAAAgtcaaattaaaatataaagcaaTAGAGACAAGAGTGAGTGGCTGCCTCTGCCCCTGCAATGCAGGTTCTTGTAATGGATCATCACAAATGAGCTGGGGTTACAGAGACAAATCAGTTataaaaggaacaaaatacTCCTCGTTTTACCAACCTGCTTATGCAAATATCAGCTTCTTTATTAACAAAACCGGAGAGACAAAGCATGTGACATATTCCTGAAATCTTTTGGTTCTGACTAAGATGGAAATGAATTTTCTTAGCACAGCTGTGTGTGAGATGTGTGTTCTACACAACGGGAAACTCCTGTAACTGCACCAGTGAGCATCTGAAACCTGCTCAATTCTTAGTGGCAAGAATGACAGAATTTTCCTACAAAAATACTGGGTGAATATTCAGGTTTGCCAGAATGAGAACACGTGTCAAAGGGTCCAGTGGTGACAGCTGAGCCGCTGGTAGGGAGCTGGCACTgcgggacagggggacagcagcagcagatggcaCTGGAGCTGACTGCAGCGAGCAGGAGCTCGTGCAATGAACCTTCACTGCACACCTGTACAGCAGCAGTGGTGCTTTGGGGAGTGATTTACAGCACAGTGTTCACAAAGCTGCCCGTGGGAAGGAGCACAgcgctgccagcagcaggaaaagccgGGAAAGCGCCCGTGTGGAacctcagcacagcctgtgctgacCAGGGCTTCAACATCACAGCTCTGCCTGacccctgcagccacagcaccaaggccagggggtccccagggtgtccccagggcgtccccagggtgaccccagggtgtccccagggtgaccccagggcgtcctcagggtgtccctgcaggTGACAGGCACAGCTTGGCTGGGAACAGTCcgtgctgctggcactgagccccggctgctgcagccacaccACAGAACATCTCGGACACAAACCACTCACCTTCAGCCCAGGGACTGAAACAGGGCTCAAACAAAGTCtggagcagagagctgctgctcctgaagcCTTGGGAAGATCCCCAAACCCTGGGAGGCTCCCAGAGAAagccccagcacccagcagaggGTGAGGTCAGCTGGAGCCGCTCCCTGTGAGCACCGTGGGAGGGCAGGAGCggctccaggggctgggaaatgcagggagctcccagcccatcctgctCACACATCAAATCCTGAATTACACACACTGCGTTAACGTTCTTCCACTTTTATTGGgctattttcttcctctttccaacTTCCTCAAAAGTGTGGTTAGCCTCAAATCTGGAGAGGAATCCGTAACCGGCCTCAAAGCCAGATTTGAAGGGTAACTGGTTTGAAGTATTAGAAAATATAAGCCAGGACTTAAAATAACCACCTCCAACCCTGGTATCCTGGTAAGAGAATGGCTGTGGGCAAGACCTTTCATTTAATCATTGTATAAAATGGTATTTCCTGGAAACTCCTAAAGAGTCTTACTTATTTCAGTCTTACTCTTCACTGACTACAGCAGGAGTTCAGAACactgaaatctgatttttaactAGAGTTTGCTAATATTGCCTTGTCAGGTACCGAGACAAACGTGGCACATTGATAGAAGGATACCAAATTGTTCATGCCTTTGCTAAACAGACAAAGGCTGCTGCACTTCCCCGGTGCACTGAGGAACAGTTTATATCTCATCACAGCAGTCAATCCCCTCCTCAGGTCCCTGCACAGGGGCCACACTGCAGGCCTGGCCTGGCCAAACCAAGCACAGCTTTGAACAAACTCAGTTTCAGTTTTTCAGGTGTTCAGTTTTACCTTCCAGGCTGGCCCAGGCCTGTGCTCCTCGCTGGGGAAGGGACAGAGTCCCAAAGCCCTCCTGGCCCCCAGGCCCAGCTCTCTGTGCACGCAGGGAAGGATTTGCTGAGAGCAAATCTCCGTTCATGGAGGAATTCACAGACCTCCCTTCCCCAGGATGCAGAACAAACACACCAGGACAATGCTATTTATAACTGTGTTCTACAGCACTGAACAGCAACAACACGTTCAGCCCAAGTCACTCTGTAGATTCCCAGTAACCTGGAAGGGGAGAAGTATTCAGCAAGTACTGAACAGAGaggctccagcagggctggggagcacTTGGAAAAACAgaggcaaaaaagaaagaatgaattctttcaaaaagaaagaatgaataTAGTGAGGTGGGATTTACCAGCCAGGAATGGAGCACTTGCATgtaataaaagcaaatatttacattaaGCACAATACAGCAATTTATTTAGATGCTTAAATGAAGAATACAAAGGGAAATAAAGATCACAAAATTATACATACTACAACAGTGTGTCATATATTAGATGGTATAAATGAATACAACACCTTGTTGGTGTTAACTAAAGATAAAACTAAATATCCAAACCCAGCACTTTGTCTCAGTGTGCTGCTTCAACACAATACACTTTTATACAGATCTAAAAGGTGTCAAAATTAGTAGCTGCAAACTTGTTTCTtgcatgtgatttttcttttttagcttAAAAGATTTCAGAAAATGGCTCTGAAATATGTTTGTCATCAGTTGTCATGTCAAGGATATTCAGAACAAGAAAATTCTATAATACAACAGAGCccagatatatttttatgttgctGGCCTCTGGTTGGAGATTGTACAAGGTTATGTGCAAAAACTAAGTCTGTCAAAATTCGTACTAGAGCAGTCTCAAGCTTTGCTAGGGAAACTAGATACAGCATTTATTACACAGCAGGGCAACactaaaaaaagagaaacagatcTATGATGGGTACACAAGAACAGTTCCATAAGCTTCACTTGAATAGGTCTAAAAGACTGTACAAATATACATTTCAACTATTCAGAATGATACATGAAAACTCCATTTCCCCAGAGTCTGCTATACAGGGCACCGGGTCACTGGCACGGCGCTGCCGGAGAGGGGCCTCTCGGAAAGACACAACTCAACATGGACGAGGTGAAAGGAGGGTTGAAAATGCAGATAAAATAATCCTCTGCTTTTCTCCGTGTGCACTCTGGAGCCAGCAGCGTGTATCCATTTTCACATTAAGTTACTGTGCTCATCCCAGCAGGAAGCGCCGGCCCCCGGGCCAGCggctgcggccagccccgggcagcggcggcccccaggcccggcccggggcaggagcagcaggcaggggagcacaggcagggcagcacaggcagggcagcacaggcagggcagcagtgcCCATCCTGGCAGAGCCGCTCACGCCTGCTGGCTGCTGAGCTCCACCCCGGGCAGGCTGCCGTGCATGGGCTCGGCCCCCACGGCCCCGAAGCCCTCGCCGTCCTCGCTGTCCATTGTGCTGCTCTGCCACTCCATCTGCTCGCTGGCCAGGCTCTCCTCCAGCTCGGAGGCGTTCTTCCATTGCGACTGGTCCTTGGACCAAAACCCTTCTACTTTTCCATAGGAACGATTCTTCCACTTTGACTGCTCTTCATCACTTTCAGATCCACCCCCCTTGGCCTCCACGGTGGGTTTACTGCTCCCGGCATCTTCGCTTTGGGAAGATTCATCTGTCCACACTTCTGGTTTTACCTCCAAGGCGCTGTCTTCAAAATCCGAAACCTGCTGGGAACCGGGCCCGCTTTCAGACTGGGAGGCTCCATCTTTCCATTCCACTGCATCATCCTGGTCATCCTGATCACCTTCACTATCTGAAACCTCACCTACCAGTTTTGTTGGCTCCTCAGCAGCAATCATCTCTTCGTATTTGGAGCTTTCCTCTTGTTTTTGCTCAGCCTTCTCAGGAGACTGTAAGGTGTTTTCCTCCGTGATTTCCTTGGCTATGCTGTCCTGGGGGTTCTGCACTGTGCTGTCAGATGAGGCTTTCCCACCGAGGTCGGACACGTGCTGGCCAAAGGGACTGCGGCTCTCGTTGTATTCCTCCTCTAGGTTTTCGTAGCTGTCTGAGGAACTGTCATTGTCTTTTTCTaagttgatttttttatcaACAGTCTTACTGACATTGACTCTGGAATTCTTCTCGTCGTGGTTTTCAAACAGCCATTCAGCATCAAAATCCATCTCGTGTTTGACTTTGTTCAGCTCTTTCATGTTGaagcccagcagcaccccaggtTTGTATTTTTCACAATCCCTAAcacatttcttccttttgttgctGAAGTGAGATGCGATATCAGATTTCCAGAGCCACAAACTGGCCGCCAGCTTTTCGATCTCTCTCCGAGTGGGGTAGGGCTGcttattgaaatattttgtaagaaatgttttcctggCTTCGTACGAATCGTCTTCGTGACCCTTGGGGTCCAGTGCTAGAACTACAGGTTCTTCAGGCTTCTCCTCAAAGGCCGAGGGGGAGTCATCGTCGTccatcttcctcttcttcatcAGGGGGAACTCCATGTGCTCGTAGGCGCGTTTGACCGGCGCGGCCGCCGGCGACTGGCCCAGCCGGGACGATGTCCCTTTGTCCTGCCCGTTCTGGGTCTTGCCCACGCCCCTGCAGTGCACCAGGTGCAGCGTGATGGTGGAGGCCGTCATGTTGCTCGTGTACACGCCCAGGCAGTGGATGCACTTGTAGGTCAGCTTCTTCTCCACGGGGTGAACCGTCTGAATCACCTGGTGCCTCTCCCGCAGGTGATGTGCCAGCGCGTCAGAGATGGGGCCTTTTAGGATTGAAAAGCACAGAGGACACAGAGTTTTCCCCACATCTTTTTTGTAGGGCACCGCTGCTTGTGGAGAACTTTTGACGGGTACGTCAGATTTCTCCTGGATTTTGGGCTGCGGCTTTGGCGGGACCGGGGGCGTGTTCTGAGCGTGGTAAGCTACGGATTCGGCAGGAGCATCCCGCAGGTTGTAGGTGGTGACAAGGAGGTGTATGTTGGTGTGGCTGCCCTGCTGCAATGTCAAATCAAAGGTCAGCGTGGAGTCAGTTTTAGGTCCCATCTCCTCGTCCACGTGCACCATGCGCATGTGGGCAGCCATCTTCTCCACGTCGTTGAAGGTGGAGCGGCAGTAGGGGCAGGACAGCCCGTGGATCAGCATGTGATTGAGCAGCGTGTCCGTGGGCAGGTAGCGGTTACAGTAGAGACATTTGCTCGTGAAGTTGTGGATTTTCATGATGTAGTTGGCCACCGCAGGCACCTTCTCGGCCTTGTGCTCCTTCTCAAAGTGGACGCTGTACACGTTTTCGGGGAACAGCTCGTTGCAGATTGTACAGATTTTCCACTTCTGCGTGGACGAGGTGTTGACAGCGGAAGGACCTGTAGCAGCCACGGGGGATTTGGAGCCAGACTGGCCCAGAGCTCTGGACGCTGCCTGGGACTGCGACAGCGACGTCTGTTTGAGCTGCGCCGACGACAGCGAGGAGGAGTTGGCAGACTGCAGCGAGTACCTGGCTGAGGCCTGGGacctctgctcccctcccagAGTGTAAGACCTTCCATTGCCACTCGCTGAAAACTGTTTCATGCTTTGTGATTGTTGGGAAAGAGAAACAGGTGAATTGCCACTGAGGCTGAGCCTCCCCCCTGGCTGACCCACGTAACTGGGGGGTACCGATTTAACCCCGTAATTGTTCTGCTGTAGGTGAACATTTGACATCATGTTGACTCCTGCAGAATTTAACGTGGGCTTTGGTATGGTGAGTCTGTTCATCATCTGCTGTGACGAGAGCGAGCGGACGCTGCCGGCTGAGAGGGCACCCATCCTCTGAGGGAGTCCCATAGGCTTTTTATCCTGGGGTTTGGGAGCTATGAGCATCAAAGGTTTCGATCTCGGAACCACTACGTTGGTGTGACCTATCATTGCCGTGACCTGGTATCCGATCCGTTCGTGGTCTTCGATCACGTGCTGGACTAAAGCTTCGTAGGATTTCGGCATGAAAAGGCATCGTTTGCAGTGGATACCCCCCTCCTCTCGGGCACTGGAGCTCAATGGAACTGCACCATTGAGGGACTTTTCACCTCCCTTGGCTATGTAAGGAGCAGCAACGTGCTGAAAATGTTCCCTGTAAATGTGCTTTCGAACGATTTCGTAGAGCGGGTCACGGTAAGTGCACTTCTTACAGTAATAAACAGCTTGTTCCACACTGTCAGCCTGCTTGGGTTTAAGGCTCTCgtgtttgtttttatctttGAAAGTGCTGATGCCTCCACTCGGTGTATTGGCATTGGGAGCGTGGAATATTTTAATGTGCGTTTCCAAAGTCTTTTTGTCCGCGTTGAAGGTACAGTAGGGGCAGTTGAGCAGGATCCTGTTCTCAAAGTCTTCGCTGTGAACATTCCGGAAGTGGCTTTTGTAGGCTGAAAAGAACTTCGAGGAGAAGGGACATGCACTGCAGCAAAAGGGCTTTGTCCGATAGTCCTTGAACAGAGAACAGAGCACAGACTAAATATTCAACAGCACTTCTCAGCAAAATAACACCTGTGATATTCTCTACACAACCTTTCTAAACAATACTCACG
It includes:
- the ADNP gene encoding activity-dependent neuroprotector homeobox protein isoform X1, with amino-acid sequence MEFCMLGTSAFHKVQQQLMMPRKAFLSQKEKQARARERDMLKKRRRRQDYLKRSVEPQKNTETIKWHRDDEKRRENEQVKDKDIKKRWRQDERERRKNVDAMNWHREEEKRENERETMFQLPVNNLGSLRKARKTVKKILSDIGLEYCKEHIEDFKQFEPNDFYLKNTTWEDVGLWDPSLTKNQDYRTKPFCCSACPFSSKFFSAYKSHFRNVHSEDFENRILLNCPYCTFNADKKTLETHIKIFHAPNANTPSGGISTFKDKNKHESLKPKQADSVEQAVYYCKKCTYRDPLYEIVRKHIYREHFQHVAAPYIAKGGEKSLNGAVPLSSSAREEGGIHCKRCLFMPKSYEALVQHVIEDHERIGYQVTAMIGHTNVVVPRSKPLMLIAPKPQDKKPMGLPQRMGALSAGSVRSLSSQQMMNRLTIPKPTLNSAGVNMMSNVHLQQNNYGVKSVPPSYVGQPGGRLSLSGNSPVSLSQQSQSMKQFSASGNGRSYTLGGEQRSQASARYSLQSANSSSLSSAQLKQTSLSQSQAASRALGQSGSKSPVAATGPSAVNTSSTQKWKICTICNELFPENVYSVHFEKEHKAEKVPAVANYIMKIHNFTSKCLYCNRYLPTDTLLNHMLIHGLSCPYCRSTFNDVEKMAAHMRMVHVDEEMGPKTDSTLTFDLTLQQGSHTNIHLLVTTYNLRDAPAESVAYHAQNTPPVPPKPQPKIQEKSDVPVKSSPQAAVPYKKDVGKTLCPLCFSILKGPISDALAHHLRERHQVIQTVHPVEKKLTYKCIHCLGVYTSNMTASTITLHLVHCRGVGKTQNGQDKGTSSRLGQSPAAAPVKRAYEHMEFPLMKKRKMDDDDSPSAFEEKPEEPVVLALDPKGHEDDSYEARKTFLTKYFNKQPYPTRREIEKLAASLWLWKSDIASHFSNKRKKCVRDCEKYKPGVLLGFNMKELNKVKHEMDFDAEWLFENHDEKNSRVNVSKTVDKKINLEKDNDSSSDSYENLEEEYNESRSPFGQHVSDLGGKASSDSTVQNPQDSIAKEITEENTLQSPEKAEQKQEESSKYEEMIAAEEPTKLVGEVSDSEGDQDDQDDAVEWKDGASQSESGPGSQQVSDFEDSALEVKPEVWTDESSQSEDAGSSKPTVEAKGGGSESDEEQSKWKNRSYGKVEGFWSKDQSQWKNASELEESLASEQMEWQSSTMDSEDGEGFGAVGAEPMHGSLPGVELSSQQA
- the ADNP gene encoding activity-dependent neuroprotector homeobox protein isoform X2: MMPRKAFLSQKEKQARARERDMLKKRRRRQDYLKRSVEPQKNTETIKWHRDDEKRRENEQVKDKDIKKRWRQDERERRKNVDAMNWHREEEKRENERETMFQLPVNNLGSLRKARKTVKKILSDIGLEYCKEHIEDFKQFEPNDFYLKNTTWEDVGLWDPSLTKNQDYRTKPFCCSACPFSSKFFSAYKSHFRNVHSEDFENRILLNCPYCTFNADKKTLETHIKIFHAPNANTPSGGISTFKDKNKHESLKPKQADSVEQAVYYCKKCTYRDPLYEIVRKHIYREHFQHVAAPYIAKGGEKSLNGAVPLSSSAREEGGIHCKRCLFMPKSYEALVQHVIEDHERIGYQVTAMIGHTNVVVPRSKPLMLIAPKPQDKKPMGLPQRMGALSAGSVRSLSSQQMMNRLTIPKPTLNSAGVNMMSNVHLQQNNYGVKSVPPSYVGQPGGRLSLSGNSPVSLSQQSQSMKQFSASGNGRSYTLGGEQRSQASARYSLQSANSSSLSSAQLKQTSLSQSQAASRALGQSGSKSPVAATGPSAVNTSSTQKWKICTICNELFPENVYSVHFEKEHKAEKVPAVANYIMKIHNFTSKCLYCNRYLPTDTLLNHMLIHGLSCPYCRSTFNDVEKMAAHMRMVHVDEEMGPKTDSTLTFDLTLQQGSHTNIHLLVTTYNLRDAPAESVAYHAQNTPPVPPKPQPKIQEKSDVPVKSSPQAAVPYKKDVGKTLCPLCFSILKGPISDALAHHLRERHQVIQTVHPVEKKLTYKCIHCLGVYTSNMTASTITLHLVHCRGVGKTQNGQDKGTSSRLGQSPAAAPVKRAYEHMEFPLMKKRKMDDDDSPSAFEEKPEEPVVLALDPKGHEDDSYEARKTFLTKYFNKQPYPTRREIEKLAASLWLWKSDIASHFSNKRKKCVRDCEKYKPGVLLGFNMKELNKVKHEMDFDAEWLFENHDEKNSRVNVSKTVDKKINLEKDNDSSSDSYENLEEEYNESRSPFGQHVSDLGGKASSDSTVQNPQDSIAKEITEENTLQSPEKAEQKQEESSKYEEMIAAEEPTKLVGEVSDSEGDQDDQDDAVEWKDGASQSESGPGSQQVSDFEDSALEVKPEVWTDESSQSEDAGSSKPTVEAKGGGSESDEEQSKWKNRSYGKVEGFWSKDQSQWKNASELEESLASEQMEWQSSTMDSEDGEGFGAVGAEPMHGSLPGVELSSQQA